Within Rhododendron vialii isolate Sample 1 chromosome 12a, ASM3025357v1, the genomic segment AAAAAGCAGTTGGAGGgcgcttgggcttgcttggatctttagctttcttttctttcttagtTTTCTTGGGTTGGGGTTCAGTAGATTTTTCTTTCCTCCTATACCATAATTTTCCAAGAAACAGCAGGCCATAATGCAAACGACTTAACATTATATCTGTAACTTTAACACAATATATAACATAAAGGGAATGGCACTAGGGTATTTTACTTTGCTGAAACTTCATCATCAGATTGCCTTTCCAACTCAGCCTTTTGTGCATCTGCAACAATGAGAACAGAGGAAAAAGGGACAACTAAATGTACCATTAGGGGAAATTTCGAAATTCCAATTCGCTGGTCAAATTAAATATTAGTCAGTAATCATTCAATAAGCATGATTAACACGATTCCCATTGATTACATGGCAATTTGGTTCCTTTAGTTTGGCTGTTTGGTTACACTTACACCATGTAAAACGTTTGGTTACACTTACACCATGTAAAACCTCACTTATCTCACCACCTTAATCACATAACAAACCTTtctaatttcaaaatctttgtgACTGTTTGAACCTAACTTAACTCAAGCGCCACCACATATCAGCCTAGAAAGGACATGAAAGTGATGAAACTTAGTTTCCCATATACATCCCTGACGTTCCTTCTGACATCCCATTTTTCTACGGTTCCCccgtgtttttctttttttcatatcCCTCTCCCCCTTATCTGTGAAAAATGATCCAGAATTGCAAGTTACTCATTGCTGAAATACAAATCAATGCCCCCACATACTTGTACGTGGCACACTTGAACACTTCCCATATACCCACATCCACATGTAGCTGTTATCTTTTCCTacttttgtttcctttgattTCTACGCATCTTAACGTGATAATCCATATGCACACATGCAAACTACAAGTAAACCTAATAGTTTTTTTGTCTTCACCTTTATACTCTCCGAGAAACTCCAAAATAAGATATTAGGTGCATTATTAAGAAAAACAAGTTAAACAACCACCATTTGGTATCACCCAACCGATAGAGGTACAAATCATTTAAGTGCAAGGTATCACAGACCAGAGGAAATGGacgatttttccaaaaataacccTCTGCAGTGGTCATGTCTCAAACCAAGCCAATACATTGTGTCAATATTTACAGTAGTGTTCCATCGCTAATTGGAATAGGGACTTAGGAGGTAAGATTTTGAGTCATTTTTCCTTGATAAGTCATGGTCCGAACCAATTTCCGCACAAAAGCATGACTTTTGGAATAAATTTCTAACAAATAGAACCTAAGACTTAGTGGTAGCAAATCACAAGTCTCATGCTTTGACCTCCAAGCAAACCCTTGGGGTTGGGTACCAACAAGTCCTTCAAAATGCCTTTTGTCTAACACCAACTGAATGACAGTAGAAGACACCAAGTCATGTACTCAATTTTCAATGAGATAAAACAAACGGAGTCAAGACCAGAGGCATATCAAACACAGTTCCTTATATAGAcctatatatgcatatatgtacAGGTAAAGAACGTGAAAATCAGTGAGACAAATCTGGGGGAAAGGGCAAGAGAAGCTTACCCAGAGCCTTCATGATTTGAGACTCCATGAGGCAATCGTGCAAATCCATCAGTGCAACGGCCAACTGTTTGTTGCACTTCTCACTGCACCATTAATAAATAGTTAAAAATCAAGTTTGTTTAACTGTGATCCCAGTAAGAAATCGCTTGAAAATAACACCCGAAGTACGGAAAAACTGAAAAGTCATAAACAGATTTATGGAAACAAAACCCTTATTCAATGGTAAATTGCAAATGTGAAAACAAAAGCCTGTGACGAAATTTGAACGGAGGAGACCAAACATTAgaggatatatatatgtaggtgtgtgtatatatatatagagagagagagagagaggcagagagagagagagagagagagagagagagagaggtgtatgTATGCGTATACCAGCGAGTGAAAGCACTGCCATCTTCTGCTCGTttgagagaagaggaggaggaatcGACTTCCACTCTCTTCCTGGCTCTGGGAGCGTTTGTCTTTGATGTCCCAGCTACTCCACccgccattgagagagagagaaatggagagagagagagagagagagagagagagagagagagagagagagagattctagGGTTTGAGAGAAGAGAGGACGCAATTACGAGTGACAATTGTCCAGTTTCAAATACCCGCCCCAAATTTGGACAGCgggaaaatcaaatttttgtttCCGTTTCCCTCTTTTTATGTTCGAACAAGCGCTTCTAAAATCATTTCCTCTTTTTACGTTCGTTTTGGTACTTAAAATTTCGGatatgattttcaataaattttctttacatatcttttttcattcattactcttaaaaatctATTTCAAGTTTACTCAAAACACTAAAATCATTTTACAACTACAAAGATTTACACAAACTCATTTACATTCACAATGGGACCCTCACACACTATACTAAATGTATGCGAGATCTATCAAAGATGTAAATGTTTGTTTAAATGTTTagggaaaaaaaccaaaatggttCCTGTAGTTTagtatttgtgtcaacttggtccctacAGTTTGAATtagctcgatttacactctgtactttccattttgttccaatttgatccaattactaactttcGTTAGCCTCCGTTAACCCTAGATACAAATGAGTCCCTTTTCTAGTAAATTACCGAACCTTTTCCTCGCAGGCCTAAAGCCTTTTCCTAAAAAACAAAACGGAGTCactttttttctaaaaaccgGGTTCTCTGGCCCgagttcttttttctaaaatacttgaattattctttcgatattcaagaggtgaccagacacacctaaactctatgcTCGGTGGAgactctaaatttttttttaaacccctTTTGTGGCCCGAACTATGGCCGGACCTAATTCTCCTTTACCTGAAGATATGTAGACAGCTTGATGAAATATCGGTCCccttttaaaataaaacccacttcattttctaaaattcaaacattttttaaaaatatccgaaccccttttatagaacacaaaactcctcatttttcctttcttttcaagaaccGCGTCGCAATCCATAGGAATCGGATTACTTATTCAAATCCTAATCCCTCTCACTCATTCCCCCGAAGGTGAACAAGACACATTTCGGTTGAAGGTAAAATCCCGGGCATGACAAATGGAGAATGTAAGCcatgaaaaaaaatggagaagggAATAATGAGGCTCtatgttttggttcagaggtatattagggtaAGAGGAGAATAACATATTATAGTTTTAACTCTAGAAAATAGGTCCATTCGTGTCTGGGGTTAATGGAGTCTAACGgtagttagtaattggaccaagttggaacaaaatgaaaactacatagtgtaaatcgagccaattcaaactgcagggaccaagttgatacaaacactaaactacaaggaccatttcgatttttttttccaagtgtTTATGTGAGTACTGTGATTGTATAATTATTGCTCACAACACTAACCGGAAGGGGAAATGATTTtacactcttctttttttaataacaaGGCAAAACCTAAACACCGTGCATCCGTTTAGTATGAGAagattttcagtgccgagcggatGCCCACTCAGCGCATCCGGATGTATAtcaatttgagccgtccaataTACTTTTGAACGGCACGGATATACTGCTAGGGCACCACGTTGATCGGGTGACGTGGTACCCGCTTGACACCCAAAATTTTCTCGTTTAGTATTGGTCTAGAGTAGCTTTTTACATAGGTGGCAGTACAAGTGTCTTGTTCTACTTTCTCGACCCGAATTACAGTACTGCCCTTTAACTTTTCTCCaagtttagtttttcattttctcGTTAAAACCATCTCCTGtggatgatgttttttttactttttgggaCCCATCACGGATTCTACAAAAAAGATTCAAACCAtgagttattcttaaaatattatttaataggtcactgtaaaaaattagctcaattcatTATCAGTAAAAGCTATTTTAAAATTCGTAAGGTGTTTCAAAATTTATCGGGCACCATACAATTTCTGAAATAAATTCTGCAAATATCAATTGgcattgagctaatttttttcagtaAATAATGCACAATATCGATTGGCTTTTAATCTTGTTTGGTTCGATTTTGGTTGACCTTCTACACTAGAACATCGATTATTTCTTTTTTACGGATTCTACAAATATGATACAAACCGCaagttatttttaaagttaaatatTCTTTATGGCTTGTTGTAAAAAAGTGAGCACAATATCGGCAAGGgctatttcaaaatttgtagggtgtttcagaattcgtaggcgCGCTTTACAAATTCTAAGATAACCCTTaacgatatcggattgagttaatttttttttcagggaACCCATAAAATCATATTTTCATAATAACTTTTACTTTAAATCATCTTTGTAGAACTCGCAATCGGTCCCACAAACTCAAGGATGGAGCCAGATAGGGGCTAGTCGGGGCGGTGGCCCCATacgattctaaaaaaaaatactactattacattgaaaaataaatttattggCATAATTTATACTCCCCCGCccgcaaaaataaaataaaataattaagctCGCCTCCTTATATTCTTTtgttaaaagagagagagagagtaagtgtttagtactccctctgttcctaaATGAGAATCCATTttgtatctttcaatttataatattttttatgattttaaaatttttgtctaataaaactaattaagatctatcaaacaagatccatatttgtgGGCACACAACcctaaaattttgtataaaattGGGTGCGTCCTTTTGGAAAAAAGCACGGCGAAACGCTcaatttagagtcgccacttggattTTTGTGGTATGCCACCCAAGGAATcaaacttgaaacgcttgctacgttttgattttgaaaaggcgtagactggtccgtcgccACCTTGAAATCTAacgttcgggagccaggttacgagagaggaaggattttaaggcacacctctcgcccaatccggagatcggtctctactcgggcatttgtaaaacatttggattctttctcattaataaatttttagccaattagggccgGGGAACAGTTTAAACGGATTAAAGTTGCAACATGTTGGTAAGATGTGATAGACGGCATGCTCACTTTATTGAAatagttagtataggatgaaaacagactgttatgagagttttaaacacactagaagacacTGCCTTTGAATGAAATACGCAGGAAAGAATctgcatgcactgatcaagtcattGTATGTTGACCCTACCTGCATACGCCACACTACCACAAGCGTACGTCAGTAAGTTTAAGGCCACAACTCTTagtttcaaccctctgggctctggaaatgaccagtgcacacccaggacaaacaaAGCAATTTATATGACAGGTAATATACAATTTATAACTAATTTAAATGGGTTACAAAgccacaaaataaataaaacaccccataaacagtgtggggacaaaatagaggccaaggcctagttACCATGCAAAGGCCAGGCATTGGTCAGGAAATGACCTGCGTGCGTGGGTAAACCACAGCAGCACGCAGGTGTGACTCCTTTGATCATTGCTTGGTTTTGCACTTTCTGAGTTTTGAGACATGATCAGAAAGACCCAGAGGTATTCCATAGCAACAGGTATGCATATTGAAGTTAAAAACTAGCAGTTTTAACTAAAGAAAGTAGTAAACTAGTTTTAACATGCTCACAGGtgatgaaaatggaaagaaagacatAAAATAGCAAAACCCCAGCCCCTACACTGACCTACACGTATTACCACAGAGTGGCGTACGCGTCTTAAGGACTGGTGCATGCTAGTTCTTGCTttgacgatttttgaaaccttgttagctttagggccaaggcttggtatagattaccagccttgaccctgccagcccccctcagggatcagaacagagagtATTGCCAAAGTGTTataccttttattttttgagtttgaaaggtgaaTGAGTTTTGAACTTTAGGATATGGATGATGGAGGGTGGATTGGTGTATGCAATGCTGCTTGCTTATGCCTTTCTTACATAAGAAAGAGATGAACAAGTGACTCGGCTTATGGCTTTGGAACTTATAATCTTTTAGAAAACTTGAAACCTTGTAACCCCTTCAAGACCAAAggtgagggggggggggggggggggggggtgtataTAGGGGGTTGATGGAGTGTAACCAACTGAAAGAGGACTGGTTAGCCTTGGCAAGGAAGTCTCCCTTCATTAAATGAAGGagacaaggtgatgggagttgCGTGAGAAGGAGAGGGAACATCCCCTACCACAAGATCAACTTCAGACGAATAAACAGGGTGAAGGAGTGCCCCAAAAGTCCTGCGATCATGGCtaaataaaggtgatgggattaGGTTTGACCGGCGTACACTGGTGATTGACCTGCATGCGCGGGTTCAAGCCTAGACAGCAGTCAAAgctgaccgatgactgacatgtGGCAAGTGGACCAGCGCATGCAGGTAGGGTTTGGCTAAGGCTTTTTGGTTTAGGTTTCAAGGGTTTAAAAGGGATCCTACCTATCAAAGCTCAATCACACTAACATTCCCGGGGAATTATTGATCTGTTTCATTATCGGTGAATCAaataccataagtaaactaatctgaaaagtccaaaattgggtgtctacagtagcccctctttgacggaaCATggagcaccatcgacttggtacaagtaacgtcaaagatttctagacatcCCTTAAGGCTATCCAGAACAGAGCATACTAGCAAGGTAGAcatgtaaacttaaggaacctgagtGGTGAATTGACTTGGACGGACGGACCATCGTTGGGGTGGTATGAGAGATTCCCATCGCCTCTCAAGCTATTGAAGATGACCTTGCAAGTGCTGAGGATGTTGTCAGACCAGCTAGGGGAAAGATAAGCAAATCCAAAGAGATTACCATCGCCTCCTTTGGCAAACTGAAATGAAGTTAGGGGAGATTTCCATTACCTTCACTAACATAGGTAGCAACTCCGTAGAAGATTTTTATCGCCTCCTTTGGAAATTAGGGAGATTTTCATTGCCTCCGCTAATACAAGTAACAACTTCGTAGAAGATTTTCATCGCCTCCTTTGGAATGCCTTGAATCAACTTGCCAATGCCTCAACATTGACAGTAGAGTGCCTCAACGTTGATTTGATTTGCCAATGCCTCAACACCGACGGTAGAACACCTCAACATGCTTTGATTTGCCAATGCCCCAACACTGATGGTAGAACACCTCAATGTGCCTTGATTTGCCAATGCCTCAATACTGACGGTAGAATGCCTCAACGTGCTTTGAGTTGCCAATGTCTCAACAAGTAGAACGCCTCAACGTGCTTTGAGTTGTAAATGCCTCAACACTGACGGTAGAACGCTTCAACGCTGACGGTAGAACGCTTCAACGTGCTTTGAGTTGCCAATGCCTCAACATTGACGGTAGAACGCCTCAACGTGCCTTAAGTTGCCAATGCCTCAACACTGACGGTAGAACGCCTCAACGTGCCTTGAGTTGCCAATGCCTCAACATTGACGGTAGAACACCTCAATGTGCTTTGAGTTGCCAATGCCTCAACACTGACGGTAGAACACCTTAAAGTGCCTTCATTTGATGCACTTTCTTGCTTTtgacatttgatatacaatatgcaacgATAATGTATGCTAAGCACATAtatacaaattgaaaatgctaGCATAGAGAAGGGCGGCTCTTAAGGAAGGGACAAAACAAATGATGACCAGGACAAATTTGACGATTGAGGGCTACCACTGATCCACACTTTTGCTTTACTACTTCGAATTGAAATTCGGGCCTGCGCGCCCAAGCAAATGACTTTTGATCGGGTTAGAGCACCCTTTGACTTGCTTGAATTGCTTTTGCGTTGGGCCAATGTATCCCTCTATACTTGATGTCTCACTATTTTGACTATGGATGCCGTAGCGACGCTGTAAAAGTTGCATTACCTTCGGCTCATTCGAAAGACAGTATAAACCAACCACTAATATCCAACTTGCATTGATGAGCGAATTGAGTCAACACATAGACATACGGACACGTATAGACTTGCCTAGCTCGGGCAACAAAGGAAGAAGAGTCCCAGAATACGACACGGACTATTAGACACATGGaagataatgaaattttgggcattaacaaGCCAAAACCCATAACATTCATAGACAGGTGAAACTAACACTCATATATGGTCAAATATATGTACAATGACCTGtacaaataaacaaaatcaaGACGAAAGCCCCCGACTGGTAAACAGAccgaaaaacttgaaaaatgtcaaaaagatggacaaaagatgCAAAAGGATGACTCTTATAAGTCCCAAACTGAAATTGACACCCTCATAGAGTCACATTAGGCCCACATGACCTGCACGGCATGGAAAACTTGGCAAACACCAGAGAACAACTTTCGAGGCATTGCgaccttgatttgaacttgaaatacCCCAGAGGGAGTCCAAAATCTTCGATAGATGTGATGGCTGCCTATTGCTATTTGTTGCAAGAATTGAAGAAGCGCGCGCAGGTTTGAGATCAACACGTATTACTTTGAACAAGTGcgcgtgaacctcaaactagaGTGCATAACTACAAGTCTGCTGCAGCTACTCACACCAGACTCCGctaacttagaataaactgtgagccgattggggcctctagcatttcattctattttttatgcttcaaatattttaaggcttttgcctaactttgaaattgaagtagtagtttgaaataaGATTGAAAGACGAAAGCGTTTCCCCCTTCTGCACAGATGAAGTTTGTCTTTTTCTCGACCACGGCGATGCACCAAAgccttggatcaaattgatagattgtgCCCGAGTCTCACAGAGAGACTGCCTAGGTATCCCACATTCTGGGGAATCAGGttagaacgtagttcaggcaaaggttactctcgtgtgttttacctctcctttacgctctaacttttgcctagaaccacCTTTACAGGTTTTCGATCTAGagagctttcaaatattgcctatttacttttgcctagaccgccttcataagttttcggtctagcaggcttgctcttacttttgcttggaactgcccacccttggggttttcagcccaacgagcttctcttaGGGAAAAAGCGACACTTGAATTGATCCAGgctgaccaaggtattgaatttgttgctGTCGAGGTCGATGAAAAGGCCGTAGCcccagataaaatggctttgatAACGCAGTGTCTAAAGTGCTTTAGTTGACCTACCTCGCTCCGAGCCATTTTTACATTTTCTAATTTGTGCTTGGCGGAACACCGCTGCTGCTGTTTTGAATAGGGTACGAGGCTcggagccttctgagcttctgctttcAGGCTTGGCATCTGGTAGTAGGGGCTTTGATGCTCCTTTGTCTGAAGATTAACGCCAGGCATGTCTTTGTGATACCATGCCAAGACGTCGACAAATTCTTTGATTCTGTTTGATCGGGCGAAATGCTCCTCTAAAAACAGTGTTAAACGAATTTGAACCATTCAGGGGTcaacctcatctttcaagtttattaaaactacttcttcttttataggctaagcatgcctttcatcttccctttcaaCGAtagaacacatttccttggggatgttcccatcgaaatctatccttTCGTCATCAGGGTCGACATAGTTTATATAAAAGCtagcgaagtacttagaagcaggATAATGCATTATCATAAAAACCCTCGAGGTTGACAAGTACAGCAAACtcaaacttgaaacaaaagctacaacgtggagggccaaaaggcacaaactctgactcagagctagacttagacgtcTTGACAGACACtatgtcagactcagactcaaaagtgtcaatgcaaaatggatgcgattt encodes:
- the LOC131310892 gene encoding high mobility group B protein 7-like isoform X1 — encoded protein: MAGGVAGTSKTNAPRARKRVEVDSSSSSLKRAEDGSAFTRCEKCNKQLAVALMDLHDCLMESQIMKALDAQKAELERQSDDEVSAKRKEKSTEPQPKKTKKEKKAKDPSKPKRPPTAFFLFMDDFRKSYKETNPDCKSVSVVAKEGGERWKSMADEEKMAYVARAAELKAEYGKALNPDNADDGKGSLEMEVKVDSE
- the LOC131310892 gene encoding high mobility group B protein 7-like isoform X2, which translates into the protein MAGGVAGTSKTNAPRARKRVEVDSSSSSLKRAEDGSAFTRCEKCNKQLAVALMDLHDCLMESQIMKALDAQKAELERQSDDEVSAKDDFRKSYKETNPDCKSVSVVAKEGGERWKSMADEEKMAYVARAAELKAEYGKALNPDNADDGKGSLEMEVKVDSE